The nucleotide sequence GATCAGGTCGATGATGATGAAGGGCAGATAGAGCAGGAACCCGACCTGGAATGCGGCGGTCAACTGCGACACCACAAAAGCGGGGATCAGCACCAGCAGATTGTCCTCGCGCAGGCCGCTGGCTTCTTGCGGGCCCCACAGAGAGACCGCGGTATCCATGAAGAACTGCCTCTGCCCAGGACTGCTGTGCTTCGTCATGAAGGCTTTGAGCGGCGCCGCACCGCGCTCGATCGCCTTCATCAGCGTGTCGAAGCGCTGCGCGCCCGGTTCCGGAGCGGTTCCCGCCTCGTACGTGTGCTTTACCTCTTCGGCGACCTTGCCCAGCACGGGCGCCATGACGTACAGGGACAGGATCAAGGCCAGTCCGTTCAACGCCATATTGGGGGGGACCTGCTGCACCCCTATCGCGTTGCGCAACAGCGCCAGCACCACCGATATCTTCAGAAAGGACGTCGTC is from Bordetella bronchialis and encodes:
- the sctR gene encoding type III secretion system export apparatus subunit SctR, whose translation is MNDVDPVALIVVIACVAIMPLAIMLTTSFLKISVVLALLRNAIGVQQVPPNMALNGLALILSLYVMAPVLGKVAEEVKHTYEAGTAPEPGAQRFDTLMKAIERGAAPLKAFMTKHSSPGQRQFFMDTAVSLWGPQEASGLREDNLLVLIPAFVVSQLTAAFQVGFLLYLPFIIIDLIVSNVLLAMGMMMVSPVTIAIPLKLFLFVMLDGWTKLIQGLVLSYS